ATGTAACGATTTAAACTTTTGGGCGAAACAATTATTAGATAATTCTGACGGTATAATTTGGGAGGAGATGGCATTATATAACATATGTATATTGTCCTAATttctaaacaaaacaaaaaagaatgGTGTTCCGCTTGCTTTTCTTGATCAAATTTCTTATTGTATTGTCTCTTACAGTAATTTTGATTCATGGGCAAGACCAAACAGGTTCGGTTTCGTACTCCCTATCTTATAATCATGTCACTTTCTATTAACTTCACTATAATATATAAGATATCTAATACATAGACATTTCGGTTCTGTCTCAGGTTTCATCAGCCTTGATTGCGGCTTACCAGAGAAAACCAACTATACAGATGAAGACACAGGATTAAACTATATTTCCGATGCATCGTTCGTCGAAACAGGCATCAGTAAGATTGTTTTACGTGAAATCGCCTTTCGTCGGCCCTTAGAGCATGTTAGAAGCTTTCCTGACGGTGTTAGAAACTGTTACAATGTGGAAGTTGTAAAAGACACAAAGTATTTGATCAGGGCTGTTTTCTTGTACGGAAATTATGACGGTTTAACTAAGATACCAGAATTTGATCTGTATATTGGACCTAATAAGTGGGTAAATCTGGAAATGGACGACACAACTTCGATTTTTAGAGAGGAGTTAATTCATGTTCCGAAGTTTAACCTCGTAAGTGTTTGTCTCGTAAAAACCGGATCGGGGACACCTTTCATATCAGCATTAGAGATAAGGCCTCTGGATAAAGGATTGTACACCACTGTATCTGGATCTCTGTCACTCTGGAATCGAAGAAATATCGGCTCAGCAACCGATGAAATTGTCAGGTGATCCACCAAATATTTTAGGGACTAAAAATGCTTATTGGTAAAATAAAGTCAAAATTTAAGtacaaaaaagaaacaaattaaagtttagtatctaaattgcaaaaaaaaaaaataagagtttAGGTACTTCTAGAATTAATTACCTAAATTTATCAAGTATGTCtaatttaaagtatttaatttaaggccaaatgataaaaaagtccaaatcttttaattttatccaatttgttctgaaatgcatgatttcgtctcaattatatccaactacacaatttttctCATGTGTCGCTGATGTGTGGCAATGCCACATTagcgccacgtaggcgccacacgagtaaaattacataattggacataattgagacgaaatcatgtgtttccggacaaattggataaaattgaaagatttgtacttttatgaaatttgtataaaaggtttgacttttttttattatttggccTTAGTTTAAACTGTAGCAAAAATCCGCTCAATTGatcatttgttttattattttaatatgattttttttatcttgtatGTTAATCATTAGCAATGGACTTCTcttttggaagaaaaaaaaacttttgttttaTTCACATGGCAGCCAAGGACtgtcttttttattaattcaatcCGATAAATCTATCAACAATATACAACCATTTAAATGACTCTCATATGAACAAAATCAGACTGAATAATTCAGTTgtacatataattaaaataaattctttaaattagactataattgataaaaaaaatataaattttgattatattaataaaattaacgaACATTTGTTTAATCAAAATACTTATGCGATTTTAATAGTACATTCTAGCTTTTACTATTCTAACAAGCTGATGCCTCAGGTTTCCTGATGATGTGTTCGATCGTGTTTGGTATTCCTATAATTTGGACGGAGCAACGAACATAACTACCAATGAAACCATCGAATTCGATAACTTGTTCAGGCCACCATCAACTGTCATGACCAGTGCTTCCATCCCTACCAACAAGAGTGCACCCTTGGAACTCTCTTTAGGAACTTATGGTAATATCTACCAATTTTATGTTTACTTGCACTTTGCTGAAATTGTAAAgcttgaaccgaaccaaacccgCATTTTCAACATTTCTTTGGGTGAGGAAAACTGGTACGGACCTCTTACACCTACATACTTAACTTCGACGACTATCCATAATGTAGAGTACCCCTTGGATCAAGGAGACTACGACTTCTCCTTGTTTAAAACTGGAAATTCAAACCAGCCACCTCTCCTCAACGCCTATGAAACTTACGTCCTTGTTGACCTCTCACAATTGCAAACACATCAAGACGacggtatatatatatatattcttagggtaattacgaaataaattatgaatttttataattttaatatgaactttcaattttggcagtTTGCAGTTCGTGatgtaaattttcaaaattaaaagttcatgttgAAATTACAAAACATGGTCAATTGATTCTCGGATGCTCAAATTATTGCATCGAACTTTAAttcgtttcattttgtttttttaactttGGTCACTAACTTTACTTTATTTCAACGGGAAAAAGCATACGTGACAACCAGATTTTATATCCTTTTTGCCTAAATTTGCCATATATGCATAATCAACTTCCAGTTGAAATGAAACTATACATTTGTGACAAGTTTTTCGTGAAAATACAAGTAGAAAATTATTGCCATGTGGCAAAATACGGCTGAAATGTATGCATTTTGCCCAAAAATCctttgaaacaaattaaatttttataatcaaaatGAAACGAATCAAAATTCTGTTACCAAAATGCAATAATCAACAGTTCGGATACCTCCAGAACCAATTACACTTCAAAACACAATGGAATTCTTGATTTGTTTTTGCAATTCACCCTATATTCTTTACCTTTTAATctatgcattatatataatactaaacttatgtaaaattttgaattgtgAAAGTTGATGCTATCCTGAAAATCAAGTcaacaaataaaatatcaagaaaCTGGCAAGGAGATCCTTGTGCTCCACAGGATTATATATGGCAAGGTGTTAATTGCACCTACAGTAATACCAGCTCACCACCTGTGATCATATCTTTGTAAGTTTAGCAAATTATCTTCTggtttaaaattcaaatttagcTTCTAATTAATCTTACTGATCATGTAAAATTGTTTAGAGACTTGTCCTCCAGTGAATTGACAGGGGAGATACCTTCTGATATATTCAATTTGAAATCGCTAGAAACTCTGTAAGTATTCTAATTGTATGTGCATGCGGATGTgtgtttataaatgaatttaattcGGAATCAAATTGCGTAATTCCAGGGATTTATCTAACAACAATTTAACTGGATCAGTGCCATATTTTCTCACTAAATTGCCCTTGAAATCCCTGTAAGTAAAATTTGTTTCTGTTCTGTTTTGTCCACTTATTTTCATGGTTTTTACTTTTATGTGCAGAAACTAGTTTTTGTTTCGAATAATTATACAAGGCAactgttgcgccatgtcattcatttgtgcaacaaaccaataatGCGTTAACCAtgtgtaaatatttaatgataaaaaaaataaatgataaataaagatTCCATATCGCAAATgcttattggcttgttgtaaaatcCAAGCCGTGCTTGCATTTTTCATCGCACAGGGCTTTAATAGATTCCTTCCATATTTCATAAAGGAGCCGAATGAAACCAAAGTTACCTATCAAagcaactaaaaaaattatggaaATTTATTatgacgtggcacatccgttgtgtgggataaacactgTTTGTTTCTCTGTTCTGTATTTGTTTCCCGGTTTTGACATTCTTATGCAGGAACTTGGCAGGAAACAGTCTAATAGGTACAATTCCAGCAGATCTCTGGGATAAATCGCAACGAGGTTTACTGTTGCTGAAGTATGGTTTACAAGAACGCAATACATTGTTAATGATGAAAAATATTCATTGCTGAAGTATggtttatttttaacttttttataaaatacagaATCGACGGAAATCCAAATCTCTGTATATCAAATTCCtgcaacaaaaaaaagaaaaaaatgaatgtTACAGTTCCTGTTGCAGCCGCCATTGCTGGAGTTATCATTTTAGTTGGCCTGGCAATGATTTTATGGAGGCTGAAACGAAAGAAGAAGCAAGTTGAATGTAAGTCCCTATAACGAATAAACACTTAAATTCGATTACAACAAAGAGATTGATAAGATTATATAAATGTTATCTAATTGGAAACTACAACAAAACTTGGAGTAGCTGAGCCAAGGAAGATAGAAGCTGAAACGAGGAGAGAAGTACTCGAGTTGAAAAAACGACAATTCACAATTTCTGAGGTCGAGCAGATGACAAATGATTTTCAGAGGATCCTTGGCAGAGGAGGATTTGGAACAGTTTATCATGGTTACTTAGATAATCTTGAAGTTGCAGTGAAGATGCTGTCTCCATCCTCTGTTCAAGGGTATAAGGAGTTCCAGGCTGAGGTATATATCACATACATAAACATGAAATTTAGAAATAATAATACTATAGTTGGAGACGCATCTAAATAGTTTGAACTTTTGAATTGATTAGCATCAGAGTCTTATTTAGGCTTCCAATCTAATGGACGTCTGGGTGACGGATGTATTAGAGATAACAAAGTCGTAGTTGGAGTCTTACTGAAAAGTTTACACATTGAAATCGCATTTTCTCTATATCTTTATATATAGGTTAATCTTCTTTTGAGAGTTCATCATAAGAACCTGACGTCCCTTGTCGGATATTGCGAGGAAGGGAACAACATGGCGCTAATATATGAGTACATGTCTAATGGAAATCTAAGAGATCATCTATTAGGTTTGAATCTAGCCTATCTATTTGATTTATTCTTCCTTCAAAGTGATGATCAACATGGCACAAATTCATCAGCTTATGTTTTTTCATGGATGCAGATGGCAGAACAAAAGTTTTCAGTTGGGAGGGTAGACTTCAGATAGCCCTTGAGTCAGCACAAGGTTGTCAAGCTTCCATGTATCCGACGCATCGAACAACTCTAGTAGTGACACTAATTTGGTATTTAATGTTTGGAATTGTAGGATTGGAGTATCTTCATAATGGCTGCAAACCACCAATTATACACAGAGACGTGAAGACTACAAACATTTTATTGAGCAATAACTTCCAAGCAAAACTGGCTGATTTTGGCCTGTCGAGAACATGTCCAGTCGAAGGTGGCTCTCATGTGTCAACCGCAGTTGCTGGCACTCCTGGCTACCTTGATCTTGAGTAAGAATCTGAATCACCAAATTCAAACATCATATATATACACCACAATATATTTGATCAAACCATTCTATCTTTATTGCAATATAAAGCAGttaataaaatatgttttatgATCTTGGATTGAATTGTAGGTACTACGGAAGCAGCTGGTTAACGGAGAAAAGCGATGTGTTTAGCTTTGGAGTAGTTCTGTTAGAGATAATCACAAGCAGAGAAGTAATTTCAAGAACTCGAGAAAAGGCACATCTAAGTGAATGGGTTAGCTCAATGGTGAAAAATGGAGACATTCTAGGTGTTGTCGATTCAAGATTAGGCGAACAGTTCGACGTTGATTCAGTGCAGAAAGTGGTTGAATTAGCGATGGTTTGTGTATCCGCAACTTCGGCAGATAGGCCAACTATGACTCAAGTAGTCATAAAATTGAATGAATGTTTAGCAATAGAGGTTGCAAGAACAAGGGATGGATATAGCTCTCAATCCAAATCTTCTGTTGAATTGATGACTATGCCTACGCATAGCGGACTAACTCCGCTAGTTCCAAGATAGGTTTTTTGGTGCGGGTGTGTATGCGAAATTGGAGTTTTCTGAAGGaaatggataaaaataaaaataatggcAGTTCCGTAATTCAGCTGAAGCTTGAAGTATGTGATTTAGGCGATTTTCGTCGCTTTTGGGCAATTTAATCGTTTAGACTTTCAAAATTGCAATTTGTACTTCTAATTAATTAtgcttatttttaattattttcgtTGGGGTTTCCTTTTACATTCAGAGTAGGGTTTCATTAATTTTGGTATTTATATGTATGTTTAAGACTTTGATAAGCAGTTTTTGAATGTTAAAGAACGacctttggttttattttttaatttcagaaTTAATTTGAATCAATGATTCTAATTCTTAGAATTCATTACAATCAATAGGTTTTCAAAGCTACTAATCTAACATTAATTTTTGAGCAAATTATTTTCAGATCCCTAAATATGCCACAGTTCACATTTTCGTAacccttatttgaaaatcaaaaaaaatatgatctttcattttcaattccaTTAACGTTTTAATTCTTCCGTTCAATTTTGGTGTTAATCAACTAAGTCAAAagacataattaaaaaatattaaagtttaatttagtccttttacaaaatttaataacttaatgACTTTAATGTAATCTTTATAATATTCATTAAagttttgtttagttttaaaatgtaattaaattaaaaaatttaaaaaactaaaaaaaattaaacaaattcaattggatttattaaatcattaaatttcatactttttatttatatttgtatcaaaaataagtttaaacttaattaaaattttatattttttagttaagtTCTTTGACTtagttgactaacaccaaaaataaataaaaggactAAAATGTCAACGGAAATAAATTTGAAAGGCCATATagttaattttcaaacaagggGGCGAAACTATGAATTATAACACATGTGGGGTACATGAGAGtaatttactatatttattatagcTCGATTAGATAAAGAATCTCGACGAGCCTTTATTACACCTCGAGCTTGCTTGTCTTTCTTTATTAAGGTTTGACAAAAACATTTCACATCGTCGAGAAATACCTATTTTTTGAACATATGTTAATCTGGAAGGTCATCATCTCGTTGAGATTCTTTATCTTATCAAGTTGTTTTTTAAACAGTTTAAGTTCAGTCTTCGGCtcaagtttttaatttttaggttcTTTTTACTGTTATTTTTGGTAGCGAGAAAGTGATGTATACGCTAAAATGATATCAATCTAATTAAGATGTTCATGTGTGCGTTTTTTTGATTTCTCGcctccaaaattttattttaaaaaagaaacaagGATAGTATGTAATATAGTGTAATAACTTGAATACTTAAAGCAATATTTTAATAATGGATGTTCAGATATTTCCCCTTAAATTTCCCAAGTAACATCTATCTGCCCCTTCCAATAAATTGACCTTATTATTGCATCGTATAACAATATCATTACAagtattcaaaaataaataaatcattgCAGAACATAAATTATATCACTGTATACGAAACTTGATTAAGCACAAAACCAtatattattatagataattggCCAAGTAAACTAATGTTTGCATCACTATATCATTCTGACcgtatattataatttatgagGAGATAACATTATATAATGGTAAACTGATTTATAAATCCAGTTAAAAAAACTGATTTATATATCCACATCTTTAActaaaatgacaatatatttttactaataatttatgACAATTTAATCCATTAATTTTATAAGTTGTTATATTCAAtcctcaattttaatttaacttttatagTTGAcgatttagttttaatttcatGAATGATTATTTTACACGATTAATCTTTATTTTAGGTAAGAAAGAATTATGGAGTTATggtaaatttaaattgaagatTATATGTCCGATGGGGTCGATATAATTGTcgcaaattataaaattgatggattagattgttataaatatttttaaggatatatttattattttggtcaaatatatatggatatataaaattattttgcctTGTGTAATCTACGCATTCTCCCAATTtccaagaaaaaaagaaagaatggTGTTCTGCCTGCTCCTTTTGATCAAGTTTCTTTGTGTCTTAACTCTTACAGTCCTGATTCATGGGCAAGATCAATCAGGTTTCGTATTCCGTATTTTATTATCAGTTTTTGTTTCTTCAATTTCAGATATCTAACAATACATTTCGGCATTTCTCTTCTGTCTCAGGATTCATCAGCCTTGATTGCGGCTTACCCGAAAAAACCAGTTATAGCGATGAAATAACAGGCTTAAATTATATATCGGATGCATCATTCATCGAAACAGGCATCAGTACGAGTGTTTCATCTGAAATCAGAGTCTTTTTTAAACAGTTACAGTATGTCAGAAGCTTTCCTGACGGAGTCAGAAACTGTTACAATGTGGAAGTTATCAAAGACAGAAAGTATTTGATCAGAGCTGTTTTCTTGTATGGAAATTATGACGGTTTAAATAAGCTACCGGCGTTTGATCTGTATATAGGACCGAATAAATGGGATGATATTCAAATCGCCAACATAACCACTCGTTACAGCAAGGAAATAATACATGTTCCGAATTTGAACCGTATAAGTGTTTGTCTTGTCAAAATTGGACCCTGGACACCTTTCATATCAGCTTTAGAGATAAGACCTCTGCAGAATGGATCGTACACCACCGTTTCTGGATCTCTGTCACTCTTCAATCGGTTAGATGTCGGCTCATTAACCGGTCAAGCTGTCAGGTTAGAGATAATAAAAACCACTGTTAAGTCTCCATCTTATTTGAAcctttatttttgaattaatgtttcaacttattttttttttgatagttATATATCaacttattaataatatattaaacatgTACTTTTAGTTGTTTTCTGATCACCTGtgcgctaaaaagataaaaataaatactcgTATTTGTTTAATTATCGTCATATTGACAAAGttgtattataaattttaacttgTGTTATAATTTGGCCACGAATAGAACCTTTTAAGTCGTATCATAAATGGATTGACCCGTTTATACTATATAAATGTTTAACCTCAATTTGTTCACGTGAATCGGTTATTTGAAGATTTTAACATTTAAGCCTTTTTTGTGTTCTAACAAGCTGACTACTCAGGTTCCCCGACGATGAATACGATCGTCTATGGTTTCCGTTGAATTTTGAGAAAGGGAAGATTATAAATACCACAGAGACCATTAAGACAGGTCTTGATATCAAGTTCGAGCCACCATCGACAGTAATGAGCACTGCTAACGTACCTATAAACGAGAGTGAACCGTTGGAATTCTATATAGAAACTGGGGGTAACAGCTAcgaattttatgtttatatgcACTTTGCTGAAATTTTAAGGCTTGAAGCGAACCAATCCCGAAATTTCAACATTTCTGTGGATCGAAAAATGTGGTATGGACCTGTTATACCTCAATACTTGTCTGCAGTCACTATATATAGTGAAAATCCCCTGCCTCAAGGAAAATATTCCTTCTCCCTCTTTAAAATCGGAAATTCAAACCTACCGCCACTCATCAATGGGATCGAAGTTTTCGGTGTTGTTGACCTTTCACAACCGCAGACCGATGAAGATGATGgtacatatttttatttctttttctgaaAGTTAGCATGTATTACCAGAAATATAGGTAATTAATTCTCAGAACACCTGAATTATCGCAATATTTTATTTGACGACTAAATTTTGATTCGTTTCATTTTTGttactaaactttaatttcGTTTCAGAAAATGTATTCTGTTCCCTATGTGTTTTGCTTATGTTTGCCATGAGACAATAACCTTTTGCTTATTTGTGACTGAAAGATtgtcaaattatacatacatGGCAAGTTTTTATTCAAAAACAAGCAAAATCTGGCTGCCACATATGCATTTTTGGACAGAAAACATCCCgttgaaatgaaattaaaatttaataaccgaaccaaaatgAAATAAGACAATAGTTTGAGTATCCTGAGAATCaatgacctaaaaataataaacttgCTCAAAAAGTCGATCTATCGCAGTTGACGCTATCATGAAAATCAAGTCAACCTATAAAATTACGAGAAACTGGCAGGGAGATCCATGTGCCCCACAGGATTATGTATGGCAAGGTCTTAATTGCACCAACACTAGTACTCATTCATCAGTCATCACATCTTTGTAAGTTTCGCTTATCACtttgtttttaaaaactttttattGTTACTAATTATGAAAAATTCAATTAGGGACTTATCCTCCAGTGAATTGACTGGAGAAATACCTTCTGATATATCAGGTCTGAAATCGCTAGCATCTCTGTAAGTATTCTAATCGcatatgaataaataaatttgcaaaacaaacgaataataaatttaggttcgatttaaattgtaatttcaGGGATTTATCAAACAATAGTTTAACGGGATATGTGCCGGGTTCTCTCTCTAAATTGCCCTTGAAATCCCTGTAAGTAACTTGATGGTGAAACAAACAGTGAAATTTGTTTCTGTTTTGTTTAGTCCTTTTTTAATGGTTTAAAAATTTTGTGCAGGAACTTGGCAGGAAACAATCTGACAGGAAAAATTCCAGCAGTCCTCCGGGATAAATGGCAACGAGGTTTACTGGTTCTAAAGTATGGTTGACAAGAACACAATcccataaaatcaaaaattcaaattcttatttatttatttattcatttatttttatataaaaaaaatagtaccaGTGGAAATCCAGAACTCTGTGAATCAGATTCttgcaacaaaaaaaagaaaaagaagaacgTCACAATTCCTGTTGCTGCCTCTATCGCTGGATCTCTTATTATTATAGTTGGCATGGCAATGATTTTATGGAAGGTTAAAAGAAACAAGCAGCAAGCTGTATGTAAGTTCTATTATGTACAAATACTTCATTCAATTAATACAAAAAGATAAATAAGACTAAAGAGGTGTTAATTAATTGAAACTTATAATAAAACTTCAAGTAGTTGTCGGGCCGAGGAACATAGAAGGTGAAACCGGGAGAGAAGACCTGGAGTTGAAAAAACGACGGTTCACAGTTTCCGAGGTCCAGCAGATGACCAATGATTTTCGGAGGATTATTGGAAGAGGAGGATTTGGAACAGTTTATCATGGTTACTTGGATGATCTCGAAGTCGCGGTGAAGGTGTTGTCTCTATCCTCTATTCAAGGGTATAGAGAGTTCCAAGCAGAGGTTAAACTTCTTTTGAGAGTTCATCATAAGAACCTGACGTCCCTCGTCGGATACTGCTACGAACAGAGCTACATGGTACTTATATATGAGTATATGGCTAACGGAAATCTAAGAGATCGCCTATTAGGTTTGATTCTAGCAGTTCTATTTGATTTATTCTTCTTGATATATGTTTATGATATTCAGAGTAGTGACGCA
This window of the Mercurialis annua linkage group LG5, ddMerAnnu1.2, whole genome shotgun sequence genome carries:
- the LOC126680590 gene encoding LRR receptor-like serine/threonine-protein kinase IOS1: MVFRLLFLIKFLIVLSLTVILIHGQDQTGFISLDCGLPEKTNYTDEDTGLNYISDASFVETGISKIVLREIAFRRPLEHVRSFPDGVRNCYNVEVVKDTKYLIRAVFLYGNYDGLTKIPEFDLYIGPNKWVNLEMDDTTSIFREELIHVPKFNLVSVCLVKTGSGTPFISALEIRPLDKGLYTTVSGSLSLWNRRNIGSATDEIVRFPDDVFDRVWYSYNLDGATNITTNETIEFDNLFRPPSTVMTSASIPTNKSAPLELSLGTYGNIYQFYVYLHFAEIVKLEPNQTRIFNISLGEENWYGPLTPTYLTSTTIHNVEYPLDQGDYDFSLFKTGNSNQPPLLNAYETYVLVDLSQLQTHQDDVDAILKIKSTNKISRNWQGDPCAPQDYIWQGVNCTYSNTSSPPVIISLDLSSSELTGEIPSDIFNLKSLETLDLSNNNLTGSVPYFLTKLPLKSLNLAGNSLIGTIPADLWDKSQRGLLLLKIDGNPNLCISNSCNKKKKKMNVTVPVAAAIAGVIILVGLAMILWRLKRKKKQVESEPRKIEAETRREVLELKKRQFTISEVEQMTNDFQRILGRGGFGTVYHGYLDNLEVAVKMLSPSSVQGYKEFQAEVNLLLRVHHKNLTSLVGYCEEGNNMALIYEYMSNGNLRDHLLDGRTKVFSWEGRLQIALESAQGLEYLHNGCKPPIIHRDVKTTNILLSNNFQAKLADFGLSRTCPVEGGSHVSTAVAGTPGYLDLEYYGSSWLTEKSDVFSFGVVLLEIITSREVISRTREKAHLSEWVSSMVKNGDILGVVDSRLGEQFDVDSVQKVVELAMVCVSATSADRPTMTQVVIKLNECLAIEVARTRDGYSSQSKSSVELMTMPTHSGLTPLVPR
- the LOC126680589 gene encoding LRR receptor-like serine/threonine-protein kinase IOS1 translates to MVFCLLLLIKFLCVLTLTVLIHGQDQSGFISLDCGLPEKTSYSDEITGLNYISDASFIETGISTSVSSEIRVFFKQLQYVRSFPDGVRNCYNVEVIKDRKYLIRAVFLYGNYDGLNKLPAFDLYIGPNKWDDIQIANITTRYSKEIIHVPNLNRISVCLVKIGPWTPFISALEIRPLQNGSYTTVSGSLSLFNRLDVGSLTGQAVRFPDDEYDRLWFPLNFEKGKIINTTETIKTGLDIKFEPPSTVMSTANVPINESEPLEFYIETGGNSYEFYVYMHFAEILRLEANQSRNFNISVDRKMWYGPVIPQYLSAVTIYSENPLPQGKYSFSLFKIGNSNLPPLINGIEVFGVVDLSQPQTDEDDVDAIMKIKSTYKITRNWQGDPCAPQDYVWQGLNCTNTSTHSSVITSLDLSSSELTGEIPSDISGLKSLASLDLSNNSLTGYVPGSLSKLPLKSLNLAGNNLTGKIPAVLRDKWQRGLLVLNTSGNPELCESDSCNKKKKKKNVTIPVAASIAGSLIIIVGMAMILWKVKRNKQQAVFVGPRNIEGETGREDLELKKRRFTVSEVQQMTNDFRRIIGRGGFGTVYHGYLDDLEVAVKVLSLSSIQGYREFQAEVKLLLRVHHKNLTSLVGYCYEQSYMVLIYEYMANGNLRDRLLDGSTKVLSWEGRLQIALEAAQGLEYLHNGCKPPIIHRDVKSTNILLNNNFQAKLADFGLSRAFPVEGGSHVSTTVAGTPGYLDPEYYVSNWLTEKSDVFSFGVVLLEIITSKPVISRTREKVHLIDCVSSMVEHGDVLGVVDPRLGEQFNVNSLWKVVELAMTCVSATSAERPTMTRVVIDLNECLAAEVERTRDADSSQSKCSAEFMTLAMHSGQTPLAR